A part of Cydia strobilella chromosome 15, ilCydStro3.1, whole genome shotgun sequence genomic DNA contains:
- the LOC134747857 gene encoding glycogen synthase kinase-3 beta-like isoform X7 — protein sequence MSGRPRTTSFAEGSKSVRKTFDNQPPKPLGGVKISSKDGSKVTTVVATPGQGPDRPQEVSYADMKLIGNGSFGVVYQAKLCDTGELIAIKKVLQDKRFKNRELQIMRRLEHCNIVKLKYFFYSSGEKKDEVYLNLVLEYIPETVYKVARHYSKDEQTIPISFIKLYMYQLFRSLAYIHSLGICHRDIKPQNLLLDPKTGVLKLCDFGSAKHLVRGEPNVSYICSRYYRAPELIFGAIDYTTKIDVWSAGCVVAELLLGQPIFPGDSGVDQLVEIIKVLGTPTREQIREMNPNYTEFKFPQIKSHPWAKYMLERMTMPKNLTDHQRLRVFRACTPPDAISLVSRLLEYTPGARLSPLQACAHSFFDELREPAARLPNGRALPPLFNFTEYELNIQPSLNDFLKPRASPPAADAPSASHHAAQDQDPPGERELLTHTHPHPAQPQRLPQAARLAARRRRALGQPPRRPRPGPAR from the exons GCAAGGACGGCTCAAAGGTGACGACTGTGGTGGCGACGCCGGGGCAAGGCCCCGACCGGCCGCAGGAAGTGAGCTATGCCGACATGAAGCTCATCGGTAACGGCAGCTTCGGCGTCGTCTACCAGGCCAAACTATGTGACACCGGCGAGCTCATTGCCATCAAAAAAGTGCTCCAGGACAAAAGGTTTAAG AATCGAGAACTTCAAATTATGCGACGGCTGGAGCACTGTAATATTGTCAAATTGAAATACTTCTTTTACTCTAGTGGAGAAAAG AAGGACGAAGTGTACCTGAACCTGGTGCTGGAGTATATTCCCGAAACTGTGTATAAAGTTGCACGTCATTACTCCAAAGATGAACAAACCATACCCATTAGTTTTATAAAG CTCTACATGTACCAGTTGTTCAGAAGTCTGGCGTACATCCACTCGCTGGGCATCTGCCACCGGGACATCAAGCCACAAAACTTACTCCTGGACCCCAAGACGGGCGTCCTCAAACTGTGCGACTTCGGCTCGGCGAAGCACCTCGTGCGCGGCGAGCCTAACGTCTCGTATATCTGCTCGCGTTACTACCGCGCGCCGGAACTTATTTTCGGCGCTATAGATTATACCACTAAAATCG ATGTGTGGAGCGCGGGTTGCGTAGTGGCAGAGCTGTTGCTCGGTCAACCCATCTTCCCGGGAGACTCCGGCGTAGACCAACTCGTGGAAATCATCAAG GTGTTAGGCACTCCCACGCGGGAACAGATCAGAGAAATGAACCCGAACTACACAGAATTCAAATTCCCTCAGATCAAGAGTCATCCATGGGCGAAG TATATGTTGGAGCGAATGACCATGCCCAAGAATCTCACTGACCACCAGCGCCTTCGA GTGTTCCGAGCGTGCACGCCGCCGGACGCCATCTCGCTGGTGTCGCGGCTGCTGGAGTACACGCCGGGCGCGCGGCTGTCTCCGCTGCAGGCGTGCGCGCACAGCTTCTTCGACGAGCTGCGCGAGCCCGCCGCGCGCCTGCCCAACGGCCGCGCGCTGCCGCCGCTCTTCAACTTCACGGAGTACGAGCTCAACATCCAGCCCAGCCTCAACGACTTCCTCAAGCCGCGCGcctcgccgcccgccgccgacgCGCCCTCGGCCAGCCACCACGCCGCCCAAGACCAGGACCCGCCAGGTGAGAGAGAGCTCCTCACCCACACCCACCCACATCCAGCCCAGCCTCAACGACTTCCTCAAGCCGCGCGcctcgccgcccgccgccgacgCGCCCTCGGCCAGCCACCACGCCGCCCAAGACCAGGACCCGCCAGGTGA
- the LOC134747857 gene encoding glycogen synthase kinase-3-like isoform X9 → MKLIGNGSFGVVYQAKLCDTGELIAIKKVLQDKRFKNRELQIMRRLEHCNIVKLKYFFYSSGEKAAVPSAVSTLLSAMQSIEVTKDEVYLNLVLEYIPETVYKVARHYSKDEQTIPISFIKLYMYQLFRSLAYIHSLGICHRDIKPQNLLLDPKTGVLKLCDFGSAKHLVRGEPNVSYICSRYYRAPELIFGAIDYTTKIDVWSAGCVVAELLLGQPIFPGDSGVDQLVEIIKVLGTPTREQIREMNPNYTEFKFPQIKSHPWAKYMLERMTMPKNLTDHQRLRVFRACTPPDAISLVSRLLEYTPGARLSPLQACAHSFFDELREPAARLPNGRALPPLFNFTEYELNIQPSLNDFLKPRASPPAADAPSASHHAAQDQDPPGERELLTHTHPHPAQPQRLPQAARLAARRRRALGQPPRRPRPGPAR, encoded by the exons ATGAAGCTCATCGGTAACGGCAGCTTCGGCGTCGTCTACCAGGCCAAACTATGTGACACCGGCGAGCTCATTGCCATCAAAAAAGTGCTCCAGGACAAAAGGTTTAAG AATCGAGAACTTCAAATTATGCGACGGCTGGAGCACTGTAATATTGTCAAATTGAAATACTTCTTTTACTCTAGTGGAGAAAAG GCGGCAGTACCCTCAGCAGTCAGTACGTTGTTAAGCGCAATGCAGTCTATTGAAGTCACA AAGGACGAAGTGTACCTGAACCTGGTGCTGGAGTATATTCCCGAAACTGTGTATAAAGTTGCACGTCATTACTCCAAAGATGAACAAACCATACCCATTAGTTTTATAAAG CTCTACATGTACCAGTTGTTCAGAAGTCTGGCGTACATCCACTCGCTGGGCATCTGCCACCGGGACATCAAGCCACAAAACTTACTCCTGGACCCCAAGACGGGCGTCCTCAAACTGTGCGACTTCGGCTCGGCGAAGCACCTCGTGCGCGGCGAGCCTAACGTCTCGTATATCTGCTCGCGTTACTACCGCGCGCCGGAACTTATTTTCGGCGCTATAGATTATACCACTAAAATCG ATGTGTGGAGCGCGGGTTGCGTAGTGGCAGAGCTGTTGCTCGGTCAACCCATCTTCCCGGGAGACTCCGGCGTAGACCAACTCGTGGAAATCATCAAG GTGTTAGGCACTCCCACGCGGGAACAGATCAGAGAAATGAACCCGAACTACACAGAATTCAAATTCCCTCAGATCAAGAGTCATCCATGGGCGAAG TATATGTTGGAGCGAATGACCATGCCCAAGAATCTCACTGACCACCAGCGCCTTCGA GTGTTCCGAGCGTGCACGCCGCCGGACGCCATCTCGCTGGTGTCGCGGCTGCTGGAGTACACGCCGGGCGCGCGGCTGTCTCCGCTGCAGGCGTGCGCGCACAGCTTCTTCGACGAGCTGCGCGAGCCCGCCGCGCGCCTGCCCAACGGCCGCGCGCTGCCGCCGCTCTTCAACTTCACGGAGTACGAGCTCAACATCCAGCCCAGCCTCAACGACTTCCTCAAGCCGCGCGcctcgccgcccgccgccgacgCGCCCTCGGCCAGCCACCACGCCGCCCAAGACCAGGACCCGCCAGGTGAGAGAGAGCTCCTCACCCACACCCACCCACATCCAGCCCAGCCTCAACGACTTCCTCAAGCCGCGCGcctcgccgcccgccgccgacgCGCCCTCGGCCAGCCACCACGCCGCCCAAGACCAGGACCCGCCAGGTGA